The following proteins are encoded in a genomic region of Oncorhynchus kisutch isolate 150728-3 linkage group LG18, Okis_V2, whole genome shotgun sequence:
- the LOC109909408 gene encoding olfactory receptor 1D2-like has translation MENSTQVEFFYLCGLQETFNNKSVYFTLSLITYLLIITGNLTLIITIIQEKGLHEPMYIFLCSLCVNGLYGTTGFYPKFLLDLQSDVQVISYGGCLTQAYVIYTSIMCEVSILTVMSYDRYVAISRPLLYHTIVTSLTVRKLLLLSWCYPLFIALITVILTVRVPLCGSRIDKIFCDNPSILKHSCSPITINHILSYCIIVLHVLQILFIAFSYCQIVRTCVKSAEGRIKFTQTCVPHLLTMVIFITVTLFDILQGWNNVNITLNMRNAMGVQFLVIPPVLNPVIYGLNLQQIRSAVFKMCNTRKIIDMTH, from the coding sequence ATGGAGAACTCAACACAAGTTGAGTTCTTTTATCTATGTGGATTACAAGAGACATTTAACAACAAATCAGTCTATTTTACCTTGTCTCTTATCACATACCTTCTCATCATCACTGGGAATCTGACTCTGATCATAACAATCATTCAGGAGAAAGGCCTCCATGAGCCCATGTACATCTTTCTGTGCAGTCTATGTGTCAATGGATTGTACGGAACCACTGGTTTCTACCCCAAGTTCTTATTGGACCTTCAGTCAGATGTTCAGGTGATATCTTATGGTGGATGTTTGACTCAGGCCTATGTAATATACACATCTATCATGTGTGAAGTTTCAATTCTAACAGTGATGTCTTACGACAGGTATGTGGCAATATCCAGACcattactataccataccatTGTGACATCTTTAACTGTTAGAAAGTTACTCTTATTGTCTTGGTGTTATCCTTTATTTATAGCACTCATAACAGTTATTTTAACCGTCAGAGTTCCTTTGTGTGGATCTCGCATTGATAAAATCTTCTGTGACAATCCGTCTATATTGAAGCATTCATGTTCACCCATAACCATCAATCATATTTTGAGCTATTGTATAATAGTGCTTCATGTTTTACAGATACTTTTCATTGCCTTTTCTTACTGTCAGATTGTAAGGACTTGTGTAAAGTCAGCTGAGGGAAGGATTAAGTTCACACAGACATGTGTGCCACATTTATTGACAATGGTTATTTTCATCACAGTGACCCTGTTTGACATTTTGCAAGGGTGGAATAATGTAAATATTACACTAAATATGCGTAATGCAATGGGTGTACAATTCCTTGTTATACCACCTGTCTTAAACCCTGTCATATATGGACTTAATCTCCAGCAGATTCGAAGTGCAGTTTTTAAAATGTGTAATACACGTAAAATCATTGATATGACACATTAG